In Pongo abelii isolate AG06213 chromosome 5, NHGRI_mPonAbe1-v2.0_pri, whole genome shotgun sequence, a single genomic region encodes these proteins:
- the LOC100436899 gene encoding cytochrome c oxidase assembly protein COX11, mitochondrial-like: MGGLWRPGWRRVAFCGWRWIHPGSPTRAAERVEPFLRPECSGTGGAGRGLRWLGTWKRCSLRARHPALQPPGRHKSSNPFTRAQKEEWRRRNKTTLTYVAAVAVGMLGASYAAVPLYRLYCQTTGLGGSALAGHASDKIENMVPVKDRIIKISFNADVHASLQWNFRPQQTEIYVVPGETALAFYRAKNPTDKPVIGISTYNIVPFEAGQYFNKIQCFCFEEQRLNPQEEVDMPGFFYIDPEFAEDPRMIKVDLITLSYTFFEAKEGHKLPVPGYN, encoded by the coding sequence ATGGGAGGACTCTGGCGTCCGGGATGGAGGCGCGTAGCTTTCTGTGGCTGGCGCTGGATCCACCCTGGGTCTCCAACTAGGGCTGCAGAGAGGGTAGAGCCGTTTcttaggccagagtgcagtgggacaGGAGGTGCCGGGAGAGGACTGAGGTGGCTTGGGACATGGAAGCGCTGCAGCCTTCGAGCCCGGCATCCAGCATTGCAGCCGCCGGGGCGGCATAAGAGCTCGAACCCTTTCACGCGCGCGCAGAAGGAGGAGTGGCGGCGGCGGAACAAGACGACCCTCACTTACGTGGCCGCTGTCGCCGTGGGCATGCTTGGGGCGTCCTACGCTGCCGTACCCCTTTATCGGCTCTATTGCCAGACTACTGGACTTGGAGGATCAGCCCTTGCAGGTCATGCCTCAGACAAGATTGAAAACATGGTGCCTGTTAAAGATCGAAtcattaaaattagctttaatgCAGATGTGCATGCAAGTCTCCAGTGGAACTTTAGACCTCAGCAAACAGAAATATATGTGGTGCCAGGAGAGACTGCACTGGCATTTTACAGAGCTAAGAATCCTACTGACAAACCAGTAATTGGAATTTCTACATACAATATTGTTCCATTTGAAGCTGGACAGTATTTCAATAAAATACAGTGCTTCTGTTTTGAAGAACAAAGGCTTAATCCCCAAGAGGAAGTAGATATGCCAGGGTTTTTCTACATTGATCCTGAATTTGCTGAAGATCCAAGAATGATTAAAGTTGATCTTATCACTCTTTCTTACACTTTTTTTGAAGCAAAGGAAGGGCACAAGTTGCCAGTTCCAGGATATAATTGA